From Ochotona princeps isolate mOchPri1 chromosome X, mOchPri1.hap1, whole genome shotgun sequence, one genomic window encodes:
- the LOC101532380 gene encoding DDB1- and CUL4-associated factor 12-like protein 2, with protein MAPQPTGSRKRRAPSEPGLAGADGEGRLLPKKQRVPATRHSLVHYLKEREVGARERAVLSGFEGELSSHAVRSLPELLKEKPVVLGTLNKVFASKWLNARQVVCGTKCNTLFVVDVHSGHMTRLPLLRDMMPELTPAQQNCGIHAIELNPSKTLLATGGENPNSLAIYQLPTLDPVCLGDQEGHRDWIFAIAWISDTVLVTGSRDGTVALWRLDPKMLNDCVARNKHRGLPMYSHIFPRDMEAIPRASINPGNRKVRALAFSRRNEELGSVSLDGYFHLWKPRNFLSRLLSIRLPYFRENVCLTYCDELSLYAVGSQAHVSFVDPRQAHHNIRPLCSREGGTGVRSLSFYQHIITVGTGHGSLLFYDVRAQKFLEEREKVVLNSSPGTARKKLKLTCGRGWLKHDGPWVNYYGGVDEFPNALYTHCYNWPEMKLFVAGGPLPSGLHGNYAGLWS; from the coding sequence ATGGCCCCGCAGCCCACAGGTAGCAGGAAGCGGAGAGCGCCGTCGGAACCAGGGTTGGCTGGGGCGGACGGAGAGGGGCGCCTGCTGCCCAAGAAGCAGAGGGTACCTGCGACGCGTCACTCGCTGGTGCACTACCTGAAGGAGCGAGAGGTGGGGGCGCGGGAGCGCGCGGTGCTCTCGGGCTTCGAGGGCGAGTTGAGCAGCCACGCGGTGCGGAGCCTGCCCGAGTTGCTGAAGGAGAAGCCGGTGGTCCTGGGCACACTCAATAAAGTGTTCGCATCAAAGTGGCTGAATGCCAGGCAGGTGGTGTGCGGCACCAAGTGCAACACGCTCTTCGTGGTGGACGTGCACTCGGGCCACATGACGCGCCTCCCGCTGTTGCGGGACATGATGCCAGAGCTGACCCCGGCTCAGCAGAACTGTGGCATCCATGCCATTGAACTGAACCCCTCTAAGACACTTTTGGCCACAGGGGGCGAGAACCCCAATAGCCTGGCCATCTATCAGCTGCCAACCCTGGACCCTGTGTGCCTGGGCGACCAAGAAGGCCACAGGGACTGGATCTTTGCTATTGCCTGGATAAGTGACACTGTGCTTGTGACTGGTTCCCGTGATGGCACGGTGGCTCTGTGGCGGTTGGATCCTAAAATGCTAAATGATTGTGTTGCAAGGAACAAGCACCGGGGCCTTCCCATGTACTCCCACATCTTCCCAAGGGACATGGAAGCCATCCCTAGGGCCAGCATTAACCCCGGGAACCGCAAGGTGCGTGCCCTGGCCTTCAGTCGCAGGAACGAGGAGCTGGGATCCGTTTCCCTGGATGGCTATTTCCACCTGTGGAAGCCTCGCAACTTCCTCTCCAGGCTGCTGTCCATCCGGCTGCCCTACTTCCGAGAAAACGTGTGCCTGACCTACTGCGATGAGTTGTCTCTGTATGCTGTTGGCTCACAAGCCCACGTCTCCTTTGTGGACCCGCGCCAGGCACACCACAACATCCGACCTCTGTGCTCACGGGAAGGTGGTACCGGAGTGCGTTCCCTGAGCTTCTACCAGCACATCATCACCGTGGGGACGGGCCATGGCTCCCTGCTCTTCTATGATGTCCGAGCTCAGAAGTTCCTGGAGGAGCGAGAGAAGGTTGTGCTGAATTCCTCTCCAGGCACTGCTCGGAAGAAGCTCAAGCTCACCTGcggcagaggctggctcaagcaCGATGGCCCCTGGGTCAATTACTATGGTGGGGTGGATGAATTCCCCAATGCGCTCTACACCCACTGCTACAACTGGCCGGAGATGAAGCTCTTCGTGGCTGGGGGGCCTCTCCCTTCTGGTCTCCATGGGAACTATGCGGGACTGTGGAGCTAA